One window of Carassius auratus strain Wakin chromosome 17, ASM336829v1, whole genome shotgun sequence genomic DNA carries:
- the LOC113117784 gene encoding cell division cycle 5-like protein produces the protein MPTQWRTIAPIIGRTAAQCLEHYEYLLDKAAQRENEDDVGDDPRKLKPGEIDPNPETKPARPDPVDMDEDELEMLSEARARLANTQGKKAKRKAREKQLEEARRLAALQKRRELRAAGIAIQKKRKKKRGVDYNAEIPFEKKPAQGFYDTSMELYNPLEPDFKRLRQQHLDGELRNEKEDHDRKKDRQKIKKKKESDLPSAILQTSGVSEFTKKRSKLVLPAPQISDAELEEVVKLGQASEVARQTAEESGITNSASSALLSEYNVTNNAMALRTPKTPAAQDKILQEAQNLMALTNVDTPLKGGLNTPLHESDFSGVTPQRQVVQTPNTVLSTPFRTPSHGAEGLTPHSGMTPKPSVGVTPGRTPLRDKLNINTEECGMDYSDPSFAKHLQKESREQLRQGLMSLPVPKNDFEIVLPENAEKELEEAEVDESYVEDAAEIELRKQAARDAEREKELRQRHTAVQRDLPRPSEVNETILRPHTVEPPLTDLQQAEEVIKKEMITMIHFDCLHHPFSDAQAKKSKGVGSSSSHAEHISYLEKTPYEKVSEEELKKAGELLAQEMEVVKHGMGHGDLSMEAYNQVWEECYSQVLYLPGQSRYTRANLASKKDRIESMEKKLEINRGHMTTEAKRAAKMEKKMKILLGGYQSRAMGLLKQLSELWDQVEQANVELHTFQELKKQEDHAIPRRQEALREDVQRQQEREKELQQRFADLLLEKQTLSQKI, from the exons ATGCCCACTCAGTGGAGGACGATTGCCCCCATCATCGGACGCACAGCCGCTCAGTGTCTGGAGCATTACGAATATCTGCT AGATAAAGCCGCCCAGAGAGAGAATGAAGATGATGTGGGCGATGACCCTCGCAAGCTTAAACCAGGAGAGATCGACCCAAACCCTGAGACCAAACCAGCCAGACCTGACCCCGTGGACATGGATGAAG ATGAGCTGGAGATGCTGTCTGAAGCCAGAGCTCGACTGGCCAACACACAGGGAAAGAAGGCCAAGCGGAAAGCCAGAGAGAAGCAGCTGGAGGAAGCACG TCGTCTGGCAGCGCTTCAGAAGCGCAGGGAGCTGCGAGCGGCAGGCATCGCCATCCAGAAGAAGCGCAAGAAGAAGAGAGGTGTGGACTATAATGCTGAGATCCCGTTTGAGAAGAAACCCGCGCAGGGCTTCTACGATACGTCCATGGAGCTCTACAATCCTTTGGAACCGGACTTCAAGCGACTGCGCCAGCAGCATCTGGACGGAGAGCTCAGGAA TGAGAAGGAGGATCATGACCGAAAGAAGGACAGACAGAAGATCAAGAAGAAGAAGGAGTCTGATCTGCCCTCGGCCATCCTGCAGACCAGTGGAGTGTCCGAGTTCACCAAGAAGAGAAGCAAACTGGTGCTCCCTGCACCACAG ATCTCTGACGCTGAGCTGGAGGAGGTGGTCAAACTGGGTCAGGCCAGTGAAGTCGCCCGTCAGACCGCCGAGGAATCAGGAATCACCAACTCGGCCTCTAGCGCTCTTCTGTCCGAATACAACGTGACCAATAACGCCATGGCCCTGCGCACGCCCAAAACCCCAGCGGCACAGGACAAGATCCTGCAG GAAGCCCAGAACCTGATGGCTCTTACCAATGTGGACACGCCTCTTAAAGGAGGGCTGAACACCCCCCTGCATGAGAGCGACTTCTCTGGTGTGACCCCACAGAGACAGGTGGTCCAGACGCCCAACACCGTGCTGTCTACACCCTTCAG AACGCCCAGCCACGGAGCCGAGGGCCTGACCCCTCACAGTGGGATGACCCCTAAACCCTCGGTGGGGGTGACCCCGGGCAGGACCCCGCTGCGGGACAAGCTCAACATCAACACAGAGGAGTGCGGCATGGACTACAGCGACCCGTCATTTGCCAAACACTTG CAAAAGGAGTCCCGCGAGCAGCTTAGACAAGGCTTGATGTCACTTCCGGTGCCCAAAAACGACTTCGAGATCGTTCTTCCCGAAAACGCTGAGAAAGAGTTGGAGGAAGCCGAGGTGGACGAGAGTTACGTGGAGGATGCGGCCGAGATAGAGCTGCGTAAACAG GCCGCTAGAGATGCCGAGAGGGAGAAAGAGCTGCGGCAGAGACACACAGCCGTTCAGAGAGATTTACCACGACCGTCAGag gtgaacGAGACGATCCTCCGTCCTCACACTGTGGAGCCGCCGCTGACAGACCTGCAGCAGGCCGAAGAAGTCATTAAGAAAGAAATGATCACCATGATCCACTTCGACTGTCTGCATCACCCCTTCAGCGACGCTCAGGCCAAGAAGAGCAAAGGAGTGGGATCCAGCTCCAGCCACGCCGAGCACATCTCTTACCTGGAGAAGACCCCCTACGAGAAGGTCTCCGAGGAAGAGCTCAAAAAG gccGGAGAGCTGCTGGCTCAGGAGATGGAGGTGGTGAAGCATGGGATGGGTCACGGGGATCTGTCTATGGAGGCGTATAACCAGGTTTGGGAGGAGTGTTACAGTCAGGTCCTGTACCTGCCCGGACAGAGCCGCTACACTCGAGCCAATCTGGCCAGCAAGAAGGACAGGATCGAGTCGATGGAGAAGAAACTGGAG ATCAACAGAGGTCACATGACCACCGAGGCCAAGCGCGCGGCGAAGATGGAGAAGAAGATGAAGATCCTGCTGGGGGGCTATCAGTCGAGGGCCATGGGTCTGCTCAAACAGCTCAGTGAACTCTGGGATCAGGTGGAGCAGGCCAACGTGGAGCTCCACACCTTCCAGGAGCTGAAGAAACAGGAAGACCACGCCATTCCACGCAGACAGGAg GCTTTGAGAGAGGACGTCCAGAGACAGCAGGAGCGAGAGAAAGAGCTGCAGCAGAGGTTCGCAGACCTGCTCCTGGAGAAACAGACGCTCTCGCAGAAGATCTGA